From a region of the Acidobacteriota bacterium genome:
- a CDS encoding patatin-like phospholipase family protein has translation MQGKDETALVLSGGGARGAYQAGVLAGIGERCGERFPFRVVTGVSAGAINAAYLAGYRYQAEEGDFLSASRDLSRAWMALTLERVFRTDFSSFLESGGKWLWTLAMAGRMAPKLRGIFDTEPLREFLAKGIESGSIQANIDSGLLHAVALSATSYSTGRTVTFVQGHKGVPMWRRSGRRSVRAKLTVDHVMASSALPLIFPAIKVGDSYYGDGSVRHACPLSPAVHLGASKVLSISVGYKRSPREEAERQIFSYPPPGQILGMLFNSIFLDSMEDDEERLLRINRILDLLPEDTPHPEGLRKIKLLSLRPSRDLGKLSVDLEPALPKPMRRVIRALGVLRSKSPDFLSYLLFERPYVERLIELGYNDAHNQWSIIEPFLADQDQA, from the coding sequence TTGCAGGGAAAGGACGAAACGGCACTGGTTCTCTCTGGCGGAGGCGCCCGCGGCGCTTACCAGGCCGGGGTGCTGGCGGGTATCGGAGAACGCTGCGGCGAGCGCTTTCCCTTTCGAGTGGTGACGGGGGTTTCAGCGGGCGCCATCAATGCCGCCTACCTGGCCGGCTACCGCTACCAGGCCGAGGAGGGCGACTTCTTGTCGGCCAGCCGCGATCTGTCCCGGGCCTGGATGGCTCTGACGCTGGAGCGCGTCTTCCGCACCGACTTCTCCTCTTTTTTGGAGAGCGGCGGCAAATGGCTGTGGACGCTGGCCATGGCGGGACGCATGGCTCCCAAGCTGCGGGGCATCTTCGATACCGAGCCGCTGCGCGAGTTCCTGGCCAAGGGCATCGAGTCGGGATCGATTCAGGCCAATATCGATTCCGGGCTGCTGCACGCGGTGGCCCTCTCGGCCACCAGTTACTCCACCGGACGCACGGTGACCTTCGTGCAGGGCCACAAGGGCGTGCCCATGTGGAGGCGTTCGGGGCGGCGCAGCGTGCGGGCCAAGCTGACTGTCGACCACGTGATGGCCTCGTCGGCCCTGCCCCTCATCTTCCCGGCCATCAAGGTAGGGGATTCCTACTACGGCGACGGCAGCGTCCGCCACGCCTGCCCGCTTTCTCCCGCCGTCCACCTGGGAGCCTCCAAGGTCCTCTCCATTTCAGTGGGCTACAAGCGCTCCCCGCGCGAGGAGGCCGAACGCCAGATCTTCTCCTATCCCCCGCCCGGACAGATCTTGGGCATGCTCTTCAACTCCATCTTTCTGGATTCCATGGAAGACGACGAAGAAAGGCTGCTGCGCATCAACCGCATCCTGGATTTGCTTCCCGAGGACACTCCTCATCCCGAGGGTTTGCGCAAGATCAAGCTTCTCTCGCTGCGACCCTCCCGCGACCTGGGAAAGCTATCCGTGGACTTGGAGCCCGCTCTCCCCAAGCCCATGCGCCGGGTGATCAGGGCCCTGGGCGTGCTGCGCTCCAAGAGCCCTGACTTTCTCTCCTACCTGCTTTTCGAGCGGCCCTATGTGGAACGTCTGATCGAACTGGGATACAACGACGCCCACAACCAGTGGTCGATCATCGAACCGTTTTTGGCCGACCAGGACCAAGCCTAG